The sequence ATCTCAACGTATCGGCGGGACCATGAAACACGTAACCGGAAATCCGGCACAATATGCGAGCATGCTGAAATCTGGTAAAGTCGACATCGCCGTTGCCCCGGAACCATGGGCAGCAGTGATTCAACAGGAAACAGGTGCAAATGTAATCATCGATCATGATGAAATTTCTTTCGGTGAAACACTACCTGCTTCAGTACTTGTAGCGTCTGGAAAATCTGTGAAAGAAAACCCTGACACCATCCAAAAAATCGTTGACGCCCATAAAGAAGCGACTTCTTTCATTAAAGAAAATCCTGAAGAAGCAAAAGAAATCACCATTAAAGACGTGAAAGACGTAACCGGTCAAGAACTAAGCAAAGAAGCCGTCGACCAGGCATGGGAACGCATCGGTTTCACTTACAAAGTGGACTCCGAGGCCGTTCAAGCATTTGCCGACTCATCCTATGAACTGAAATTCCTCAAAGAAAAACCGGAATTCACCGATCTAATTGACAAACAATTCATAGACTAACCTGACCAGGTCCGTCCCTCGCTGATTTGTAACCTGCGAGGGACGGACCTCTGTTTCAGAAGGAGGATGTTAAGTGAGAGTAAAGTCTATTATTGCTGCGATTGCCTTATCCCTTTTCTTGCTGGCTGGCTGCCAAGGTGAAAGTAGTGAAGAGTCTTTTCCCATGAAAGTAGAGGTCGGTGACTTGGTTGCTGTGGATCAGAATGGGGAGACCACGTCATTAGCGGATCTCAATAAAGGAAAGATTGTGATTGCTGATTTCATCTTTACAAATTGTGATACCGTTTGTCTCCCCATGACAGCGAATATGTCGAAGCTTCAAAAGAAGATAGCAGATGCGGGATTGGATGATGATGTACAGCTGGTTTCGATTAGTGTGGATCCTGAACATGATACTCCTGAGGTGTTGAAACAATATAGTGGACGATATGAAATGGATGATGAGAATTGGAGCTTTTTAACGGGATACTCCCGTGATGAGATTGAATCCTTCGCCAATGTTTCGTTTAAAACTCCTGCTGCTCAAGTAGAAGGATCGAATCAGTTTGTTCATGGAACGTCATTTTATTTAGTGAGTGAAGATGGGGTTTTGTTAAAGCAGTATGAAGGAGTGTCCAATCCTCCTTATGAAGAGATGATTGAGGATATTGAGAAGTTGAAATGACCTTTTCGATTGAGATCGAAGAGGTTTTTTATGTGGATCACGTCTGAAGTTTGTATGGAACTCTTTTTTAGCTTGCTTCTTTAGTTTATCGGCACCGTTTCCGGGAAAATTTGTGTGGAATAGTAGGATTATTTCATTTTGACTTTATAATTTATCCACTTTCACGGTAAATTAATCCCGATTTGAATTTTTTAATCCCCATTTCAAATAATTGATCCCTAAGTGGGAATAATCAATCCTGTATTTAAATAATTGATCCTGCTTG is a genomic window of Rossellomorea sp. y25 containing:
- a CDS encoding SCO family protein, whose protein sequence is MRVKSIIAAIALSLFLLAGCQGESSEESFPMKVEVGDLVAVDQNGETTSLADLNKGKIVIADFIFTNCDTVCLPMTANMSKLQKKIADAGLDDDVQLVSISVDPEHDTPEVLKQYSGRYEMDDENWSFLTGYSRDEIESFANVSFKTPAAQVEGSNQFVHGTSFYLVSEDGVLLKQYEGVSNPPYEEMIEDIEKLK
- a CDS encoding aliphatic sulfonate ABC transporter substrate-binding protein, with translation MKKAFLLLTIFFTFLGVLAGCGTEKSSGGNVSEKVVIGYFPNINHVPAMVAKDKGFYEKQLGDGTKIEYKTFPDGSSFMTALKTGEIDAGLVGPGPAMNNYMTGADVKIIGGGSTGGTVVLASKESGVKSVADFAGKSFITPAVGCTHDVQVETFLQEHGIESQRIGGTMKHVTGNPAQYASMLKSGKVDIAVAPEPWAAVIQQETGANVIIDHDEISFGETLPASVLVASGKSVKENPDTIQKIVDAHKEATSFIKENPEEAKEITIKDVKDVTGQELSKEAVDQAWERIGFTYKVDSEAVQAFADSSYELKFLKEKPEFTDLIDKQFID